The Hydrogenobacter thermophilus TK-6 genome window below encodes:
- the panD gene encoding aspartate 1-decarboxylase encodes MQRFVLKSKIHRLKITGKELHYEGSLSLDSALMESANLVPFEKIDVYNVNNGARFSTYVIPAPTGSGEVRLNGAASRLGEVGDIIIIASYALMEERELDSFKPVLVYVNEENRILEIKRDMVVVHDW; translated from the coding sequence ATGCAGAGGTTTGTGCTAAAGTCCAAGATACACAGGTTAAAGATAACCGGTAAAGAGCTTCACTATGAGGGTAGTCTATCCTTAGACTCGGCGCTTATGGAGTCTGCCAACCTTGTACCTTTTGAAAAGATAGATGTGTATAATGTTAACAACGGTGCGAGGTTTTCCACATATGTTATTCCCGCACCTACTGGCTCTGGAGAGGTCAGGTTAAACGGTGCTGCCTCAAGACTCGGTGAGGTAGGGGATATCATCATAATCGCTTCCTACGCTCTGATGGAGGAAAGAGAGCTGGATAGCTTCAAGCCTGTTCTTGTCTATGTAAATGAGGAAAACAGAATTTTAGAGATAAAAAGGGATATGGTGGTGGTGCATGATTGGTAG
- a CDS encoding ROK family protein, producing the protein MRKGVDIGGTFIKVLWEDGRRQKFYVKDISRDGEKFIKTIVSVVKEGEPEAVGIAVAGFTSLEGVVYKSPNIPALDGLNLKEIITSEGIKCIVGNDVSFGAFGEWYYDHRESKSLLFIAIGTGLGAGFVINGEPYLGACGSSLELGHHIIKVGGELCNCGRAGCWEAYCSSYGFERIYKSISQEYLRDYQVVEKAKQGDQTALSAVEVFKEYLIAGLVNAVHILNPDVLVLGGGLLDSMREFLGDVKERLLASVEKLPASCLSVAFSSCEEFCMARGALAMSLKLFEQSSP; encoded by the coding sequence ATGAGAAAGGGGGTTGACATAGGAGGCACCTTTATAAAGGTGCTCTGGGAAGATGGGAGGAGGCAGAAGTTTTATGTTAAGGACATTTCAAGAGATGGGGAGAAGTTTATAAAGACCATCGTAAGTGTGGTAAAGGAGGGAGAGCCTGAGGCTGTGGGGATTGCTGTGGCGGGTTTTACGTCTCTTGAAGGCGTAGTTTACAAGTCTCCCAACATACCAGCTCTTGACGGGCTGAACCTGAAAGAGATTATAACCTCCGAGGGTATAAAGTGCATTGTGGGCAACGATGTTAGCTTTGGAGCCTTTGGTGAGTGGTATTATGACCACAGAGAGAGCAAAAGTCTCCTCTTTATAGCTATAGGTACAGGATTGGGAGCGGGGTTTGTCATCAACGGGGAGCCTTACCTTGGAGCCTGCGGAAGCAGTTTAGAGCTGGGGCATCACATCATAAAGGTGGGTGGGGAGCTTTGCAACTGCGGAAGGGCTGGGTGCTGGGAAGCTTACTGTTCCTCTTACGGCTTTGAAAGGATATACAAGAGCATCTCGCAGGAATACTTGAGAGATTACCAAGTGGTAGAAAAAGCCAAACAGGGGGACCAGACGGCTCTGAGTGCAGTGGAAGTTTTCAAAGAATACCTGATAGCGGGACTTGTTAATGCGGTGCATATACTCAATCCGGATGTGCTGGTTCTTGGTGGTGGGCTTTTGGACAGTATGAGGGAGTTTCTGGGTGATGTAAAAGAGAGGCTTCTGGCATCGGTGGAGAAGCTTCCAGCCTCTTGTCTTTCTGTGGCATTTTCCAGCTGTGAGGAGTTTTGCATGGCAAGGGGAGCTCTTGCTATGAGCTTAAAGCTTTTTGAACAATCCTCTCCTTAG
- the corA gene encoding magnesium/cobalt transporter CorA, whose product MIFVYANINRGFTGFGIDQIGEIPRDKVVWLDVEKPTEEEIDWLKSAVGFEMPPREVFGDIEISSKYKEEADFIYMNFSFVIQQKEDVLVEPVVFFIRGRYFVSLRYRDIPTLMIFQKRVMAQDLSFQFPEAIFAQIVNIEVDRIGDRLEILGRRIRNLRKEVFAEQSQEIIRDISYYDELNITLRETINEKLRILSHFVKSPKVNAQTKRDIKVALDDLYTLLDYTTLYMDRIDSIQSSLLGLISIRQNEGVKVFTVLATIFLPATLIASIFGMNFKHMPELEWKYGYVYSLLLMIAVTASLLYWVRRKGWL is encoded by the coding sequence ATGATATTCGTGTATGCCAACATAAACAGGGGGTTTACCGGGTTTGGAATAGACCAGATAGGGGAGATACCAAGGGATAAGGTGGTGTGGCTTGATGTGGAAAAACCCACAGAAGAGGAGATAGATTGGCTAAAAAGTGCCGTTGGCTTTGAGATGCCACCGAGGGAAGTTTTTGGAGACATAGAGATAAGTAGCAAATACAAAGAAGAGGCAGACTTTATATACATGAATTTCTCCTTTGTAATACAGCAAAAGGAGGATGTGCTGGTGGAGCCTGTCGTATTCTTCATAAGAGGCAGGTACTTTGTGAGCTTACGATACAGAGACATACCCACTCTGATGATCTTTCAAAAGCGGGTGATGGCTCAGGACCTGTCCTTCCAATTTCCCGAAGCCATCTTTGCTCAGATAGTAAACATAGAGGTGGATCGCATAGGAGATAGGCTTGAAATACTGGGAAGGAGGATAAGAAACCTCAGGAAGGAGGTTTTTGCCGAACAGTCTCAGGAGATAATAAGAGACATCTCTTACTACGATGAGCTAAACATCACCCTGAGAGAGACCATAAACGAAAAGCTCAGAATCCTTAGCCACTTTGTAAAAAGCCCCAAGGTGAATGCCCAGACTAAGAGAGATATAAAGGTGGCTCTTGACGACCTTTACACTTTGCTGGACTATACCACCCTTTACATGGACAGGATTGACAGTATCCAGAGTTCTCTCTTGGGGCTTATATCCATAAGGCAGAACGAAGGTGTCAAAGTCTTTACAGTTCTGGCAACCATATTTTTGCCTGCCACACTCATTGCCAGCATATTCGGTATGAACTTCAAACACATGCCAGAGCTGGAATGGAAGTACGGTTATGTTTATTCACTTTTGCTTATGATAGCCGTCACTGCATCGCTCCTTTACTGGGTGAGGAGGAAAGGGTGGCTCTAA
- a CDS encoding ArnT family glycosyltransferase produces the protein MWVEECRYTYSTEGNMVRVFWALLLSFYFFIFGSWVLSFTSLDEGRNASAILNMLKSHNFLVPYYNCQPRFEKPPMLYWVVVLFSGLLGFNELIARMVSGLSALGTAIMAYLIAKRYTDEKTAKKSFLVLLTLPHLWIESRALTPEMLNTFFMMVSLYLFLSERILLGWLFLSLAFLTKGPVGVFLTLLVYLLWRKDLKVFSWRGLAIFLAVGGSWYFYMFYEFGYDYFFRFFVYENVMRYTGQRLTHPSPFYYYLLVVFATTIFYIPMYLKVIKNFKRELLPYLTWFLAVIVFFSLAKNKLHHYILFAYPPMSVILASTIEERYIKKVLLLSAGVLLLIVLALGFYEGLRFTPKAYPFLESQEAPAYFYKSEDSALVFYSKRCIPREENTQKLSGLVITKEKYTKELPECSLLTEGIEFDGKYVLLRCP, from the coding sequence ATGTGGGTGGAGGAGTGCAGATACACCTACAGCACAGAAGGTAATATGGTGAGAGTCTTCTGGGCACTTCTCCTATCTTTTTACTTTTTTATTTTTGGAAGCTGGGTGCTTAGCTTTACTTCCCTTGATGAAGGCAGAAACGCCTCTGCCATCTTAAACATGCTAAAGAGCCATAACTTCTTGGTGCCTTATTATAACTGTCAGCCAAGATTTGAAAAGCCTCCTATGCTTTACTGGGTGGTAGTGCTTTTTTCCGGCCTTTTGGGATTTAACGAACTTATTGCAAGGATGGTATCTGGACTTTCCGCTCTTGGCACCGCCATCATGGCTTATCTTATAGCAAAAAGATACACGGATGAGAAGACTGCAAAAAAGAGCTTTCTTGTCCTTCTCACGCTCCCACATCTGTGGATAGAATCCAGAGCCTTAACTCCAGAGATGCTAAACACCTTCTTTATGATGGTAAGTCTTTACCTTTTCCTCTCAGAGAGAATTCTTTTGGGGTGGCTCTTTTTGTCTCTGGCTTTTTTGACAAAGGGTCCGGTTGGTGTCTTCTTAACTCTTCTGGTTTATCTTCTCTGGAGGAAGGATTTAAAGGTCTTTTCTTGGAGAGGGCTTGCCATCTTTTTAGCAGTTGGCGGAAGCTGGTACTTTTACATGTTTTATGAGTTTGGATATGACTACTTTTTCAGGTTTTTTGTTTATGAGAATGTGATGAGATACACAGGACAGAGATTAACCCATCCTTCACCCTTTTACTATTACCTTCTGGTAGTTTTTGCCACCACCATCTTTTACATTCCCATGTACTTGAAGGTGATAAAAAACTTCAAGAGAGAGCTTTTGCCTTACCTGACTTGGTTCCTTGCCGTGATAGTCTTTTTCAGCCTTGCCAAAAACAAGCTCCACCACTACATACTCTTTGCCTATCCTCCCATGAGCGTAATTTTAGCAAGCACCATAGAAGAGAGATACATAAAGAAAGTCCTCCTTTTATCCGCGGGTGTGCTTTTGCTAATAGTTTTGGCTCTTGGCTTTTATGAAGGGCTGAGATTTACACCAAAAGCTTACCCTTTTCTTGAATCCCAAGAAGCTCCCGCTTACTTTTACAAAAGCGAGGACTCAGCCTTAGTCTTTTATTCAAAAAGATGCATACCCAGGGAGGAAAACACCCAAAAGCTTTCAGGACTGGTGATAACCAAGGAAAAGTATACAAAAGAGCTGCCTGAATGCAGTTTGTTAACAGAAGGAATAGAGTTTGACGGCAAGTATGTGCTACTTAGATGCCCATAA
- a CDS encoding Maf family protein, whose product MRLLILASESKRRVDILRMLGFKFLVIPSRVREDKQVVSPLLTARSLAFKKSFTVWREYKYATVIGADTLVVLGNRALGKPKNQEEAKRMLTALSGRWHKVITAVSVISPRRRVLFHDIALVKFRHIEKEEIEDYIKTQEPMDKAGAYAVQGFGATFIEKICGDYYTVMGLPASKTYKVLKDVLD is encoded by the coding sequence GTGAGGCTTCTTATACTTGCTTCAGAATCCAAAAGGCGGGTTGATATACTGCGCATGCTGGGTTTTAAGTTTTTGGTGATACCCTCAAGAGTGAGGGAGGACAAACAAGTCGTTAGCCCCCTTTTGACTGCCAGAAGCTTAGCCTTTAAAAAGAGCTTTACCGTATGGAGAGAGTATAAATACGCTACCGTTATAGGTGCAGACACTCTGGTGGTGCTGGGAAACAGAGCGCTGGGAAAACCTAAAAACCAAGAGGAGGCAAAGCGTATGCTAACTGCCCTTTCTGGAAGATGGCACAAGGTGATCACCGCAGTGAGCGTAATCTCCCCCAGAAGGAGGGTACTCTTTCACGACATAGCTCTGGTAAAGTTTAGGCATATAGAAAAAGAGGAGATAGAAGATTACATAAAAACCCAAGAGCCTATGGACAAGGCAGGAGCCTATGCTGTGCAAGGCTTTGGTGCCACTTTTATAGAAAAAATATGCGGTGATTACTACACGGTGATGGGTCTGCCAGCTTCCAAAACCTACAAGGTGCTTAAAGATGTTCTGGATTAG
- the secD gene encoding protein translocase subunit SecD yields the protein MKNIYLNLSLLLALVALSVGISLFKPVNLGLDLKGGISMLLEPDMDYALTQEYERYAKDIERKLRDAGINVLDVTSDKSGIKVEVLDKKDIDSISQMVSKDFPRFEVVSREKGQVLIKLKDDEIKKLKDSIAGQTVEVLRRRIDELGVVQPVITKVSGDRVLVELPGVLDIDKAKSIIGKTALLELKLVVGSGPKEVLEQKLNKDTELLPSRNPQEWFLVEKLPVITGADLKTAYTSTDEFGAPAVTFELTDRGARAFGDATEKNIGRRLAIVLDKKVMSAPVIRSRITDRGQITGQFTPEEAKELAIVLRAGALPTNVKFLQETVVGPSLGRDAINQSIKAGIVGFILLVALLLGRYKVAGITANLAILLNALFLWAGLVLLGATLTLPGIAGILLNMGIAVDSNVLIFERVKEELRSGSSPKKAVELGYRRSLSVVWDTHITLLIAALILFQFGSGPVKGFATTLTIGSIASFVSNVYFTKFFLDVLTKIGALKI from the coding sequence ATGAAGAACATTTACCTGAATCTTTCCTTGCTTTTGGCTTTGGTGGCTCTTTCTGTGGGTATATCCCTTTTTAAACCTGTCAACCTCGGGCTTGACTTGAAAGGTGGCATATCTATGCTTTTAGAGCCAGACATGGATTATGCCCTAACCCAGGAGTACGAAAGGTATGCAAAGGATATAGAAAGAAAGTTAAGAGACGCTGGGATAAATGTGCTGGATGTAACATCGGATAAAAGTGGCATAAAGGTGGAAGTGCTTGACAAAAAGGATATAGACAGCATATCCCAGATGGTGAGTAAAGACTTTCCAAGATTTGAAGTTGTAAGTAGAGAAAAGGGACAGGTGCTTATAAAGTTAAAGGATGATGAGATAAAAAAGCTCAAAGACAGCATAGCAGGTCAGACGGTAGAGGTGCTAAGAAGGAGGATAGACGAGCTTGGCGTAGTTCAGCCGGTTATAACTAAGGTGAGCGGGGACAGGGTGCTTGTGGAGCTTCCAGGTGTTTTAGACATAGATAAGGCAAAGTCCATAATTGGAAAAACCGCTCTTCTTGAGCTAAAGTTGGTGGTGGGCAGCGGTCCCAAGGAAGTTCTTGAGCAGAAGCTAAACAAGGATACGGAGCTTTTGCCTTCAAGAAATCCGCAGGAGTGGTTTCTGGTAGAGAAGCTGCCCGTTATAACGGGTGCTGACCTAAAGACTGCCTATACCAGCACCGATGAGTTTGGTGCGCCAGCAGTTACCTTTGAGCTGACAGACAGAGGTGCAAGAGCTTTTGGTGATGCTACAGAGAAAAACATAGGTAGACGCCTTGCCATAGTTCTTGACAAAAAAGTCATGTCCGCTCCTGTTATAAGGAGTAGGATAACTGACAGGGGGCAGATAACTGGACAGTTCACTCCAGAAGAGGCAAAGGAGCTTGCCATAGTTCTCAGGGCTGGTGCTTTGCCTACCAATGTAAAGTTCCTCCAAGAAACGGTGGTGGGTCCCTCCTTGGGAAGGGATGCCATAAATCAGAGTATAAAAGCCGGCATAGTGGGCTTTATCCTCCTGGTGGCATTGCTTCTGGGAAGGTATAAGGTGGCAGGTATCACCGCCAACTTGGCTATACTGCTCAATGCTCTATTTCTGTGGGCAGGTCTGGTACTCCTTGGTGCTACACTCACTCTACCTGGTATAGCTGGTATACTCCTAAACATGGGCATAGCGGTTGACTCCAATGTGCTTATCTTTGAAAGGGTTAAAGAAGAGCTAAGGTCTGGCAGCAGCCCAAAAAAGGCCGTGGAGCTGGGCTACAGAAGGTCCCTGAGCGTAGTATGGGATACCCACATTACTCTTCTCATTGCTGCTCTCATCCTCTTTCAGTTTGGAAGCGGACCAGTAAAAGGATTTGCCACCACCCTCACCATAGGCAGTATAGCCTCTTTCGTATCCAATGTGTATTTTACTAAGTTCTTCCTTGATGTTCTTACAAAAATAGGAGCGCTGAAGATATAA
- a CDS encoding 3-deoxy-D-manno-octulosonic acid transferase translates to MRLLYFHTLKISLKGVVGFYKKFMYNLPTHRMKTIWFHTASVGEFNTAKPLLKKLIKDYRIVLTYFSPRAKDYIKRHPEYYHSLERLPLDTPFTVRSFERKIEAHAIFIMEREFWPSFILFTKAKKVLLNAYAKGGLYERFISRKFDLIITKSDKDRERYESYGCKKVVSCGNLKFLFEERQIKEMKKGDFKLFVAGSTHNGEEKILIEAFGELKKRHPDLRLLIAPRHISRSQEIANKVKGFRCFLRSRQRGEEWDILILDTLGELFDVYALADVAFVGGTLVPVGGHNLLEPAYHGKPVLFGPFTQKVRDMAEYLLQKGAGFVVSRAEDIIRVVDGILSKRISYNRVDISQESERIMSCYYSNIRDML, encoded by the coding sequence GTGCGCCTATTATACTTCCACACTTTGAAAATTTCGTTAAAGGGGGTTGTCGGATTTTATAAAAAATTCATGTATAATTTACCTACTCACCGTATGAAAACCATTTGGTTCCATACTGCCAGTGTGGGAGAGTTCAACACGGCAAAGCCACTCTTGAAAAAGCTTATAAAAGACTACCGCATAGTTCTAACCTACTTCTCACCAAGAGCCAAGGACTACATCAAAAGGCATCCCGAATACTACCACAGTTTGGAGAGGCTACCTCTGGATACACCTTTTACAGTCAGGAGCTTTGAGAGAAAAATAGAAGCTCACGCCATCTTCATAATGGAGAGGGAGTTTTGGCCGTCTTTTATCCTTTTTACGAAGGCTAAGAAAGTTCTTCTCAATGCTTACGCAAAGGGAGGTCTTTACGAGAGATTCATAAGCAGAAAGTTTGATCTTATAATCACAAAAAGCGACAAGGACAGAGAAAGATACGAATCTTACGGATGCAAAAAGGTGGTAAGTTGTGGCAATCTAAAATTCCTTTTTGAGGAAAGACAGATAAAAGAGATGAAAAAGGGGGATTTTAAGCTTTTTGTGGCAGGAAGCACGCACAATGGTGAGGAAAAAATCCTAATAGAAGCTTTTGGAGAGTTAAAAAAACGCCATCCTGACCTGAGACTCCTCATAGCTCCACGCCACATTTCAAGGTCGCAAGAGATAGCAAATAAGGTAAAAGGTTTCAGGTGTTTCTTGAGGAGTCGGCAAAGGGGGGAAGAGTGGGATATCCTGATACTTGATACGCTGGGAGAGCTTTTTGATGTTTATGCTCTTGCTGATGTGGCTTTTGTGGGTGGGACGCTTGTGCCTGTTGGTGGACATAACCTTCTGGAGCCTGCCTATCATGGCAAACCTGTACTTTTTGGACCCTTCACACAAAAGGTAAGAGACATGGCTGAGTACCTGCTCCAAAAAGGTGCTGGCTTTGTGGTTTCCAGAGCGGAGGACATTATTAGGGTAGTGGACGGTATTTTGAGCAAAAGGATAAGCTACAACAGGGTGGATATAAGCCAAGAATCAGAGAGGATAATGTCCTGTTATTATAGCAACATAAGAGATATGCTATAA
- a CDS encoding metal-sulfur cluster assembly factor, translated as MSKERLLEELKKVIDPHTGMDIVSMGLVKSLDEREGKVRITIKPTSPFCPVGEYLLKAVRDIITSIGYEADVKLEDYAFGEDAHED; from the coding sequence ATGAGCAAAGAGAGGCTTCTGGAAGAATTAAAGAAAGTCATAGACCCACACACGGGAATGGATATAGTATCCATGGGGTTAGTAAAGAGTCTGGATGAGAGGGAAGGGAAGGTCAGAATCACCATAAAGCCCACAAGTCCCTTCTGTCCCGTAGGGGAGTACTTACTCAAAGCGGTTAGGGACATTATTACCTCCATCGGTTATGAGGCGGATGTAAAGCTTGAGGATTATGCGTTTGGGGAGGATGCACATGAGGATTGA
- a CDS encoding DUF1858 domain-containing protein — MRIDVRDLEPPQPMIRVVQALEKLQEGEVLEVLGSRPFTHLLPRLSEMGYEYQLEETEEGYLLKVWHSGKAKEEKLSFEEPEFEINEDTNVGKLLERFPQALEILIRYGFTPLKNPILRKILPYTVSLKQAKKIRRMSDEKFQEMLRELKKLTER; from the coding sequence ATGAGGATTGATGTAAGAGACCTTGAACCACCACAGCCTATGATAAGGGTAGTTCAGGCTCTTGAGAAGCTCCAAGAAGGTGAGGTTCTTGAGGTTCTCGGCTCCAGACCCTTTACCCACCTTTTACCCAGGCTGTCCGAGATGGGATACGAATACCAGCTGGAAGAGACGGAGGAGGGGTACCTTCTGAAGGTATGGCACAGCGGAAAAGCTAAAGAAGAGAAATTATCTTTTGAGGAGCCAGAGTTTGAAATAAACGAGGATACGAATGTGGGTAAGCTCTTGGAAAGATTTCCACAAGCTCTTGAAATCCTCATAAGGTACGGCTTTACTCCCCTTAAGAATCCTATTCTTAGGAAGATATTACCCTATACGGTTAGCCTTAAGCAGGCTAAGAAGATAAGAAGGATGTCAGACGAGAAGTTTCAGGAGATGCTCAGAGAGTTAAAGAAGTTAACGGAGAGATGA
- the speD gene encoding adenosylmethionine decarboxylase gives MAKTLGLHILADLYGVNPDLIDKVEDIRHLLESAVKVAGLTKISSHYYQFHPHGATGVVLLAESHLSIHTWPEHGLATVDVYTCGDPNKAYRCMDYIVSSLEPTRVDKQVFERGIVGESEDLEFRSTLLKV, from the coding sequence ATGGCAAAGACCCTCGGACTGCATATCTTAGCGGACCTGTACGGTGTGAACCCCGACCTTATTGATAAGGTCGAGGACATAAGGCACTTGTTGGAAAGTGCCGTCAAAGTTGCAGGTCTTACCAAAATTTCCTCCCACTACTACCAGTTCCACCCTCATGGAGCCACTGGCGTTGTCCTGCTTGCGGAGAGCCACCTGTCCATCCACACTTGGCCAGAGCACGGACTTGCCACCGTTGATGTCTATACCTGCGGTGACCCCAACAAGGCTTACAGGTGCATGGATTATATCGTATCTTCCCTCGAGCCCACAAGGGTGGACAAACAGGTTTTTGAGAGGGGTATAGTGGGAGAGTCCGAGGATTTAGAGTTCCGAAGTACATTGCTGAAAGTCTAA
- a CDS encoding RsmD family RNA methyltransferase, which translates to MEKSRRKTKIRPTSSVVKQAVFNILGNINGCLFIDLFAGTGQMGFEAEERGAKVIFVEKNLKLAKEIIKKTKSKVVISDALKFLMSFEDRADVIFADPPYDYENYEKLIELSLKVLNKGGIFILEHSKKVDFNSSKKKVYGDTVLSVWRREDD; encoded by the coding sequence ATGGAAAAATCAAGAAGAAAAACGAAAATTAGACCCACCTCTTCTGTGGTAAAGCAAGCAGTTTTTAACATACTGGGAAACATAAACGGTTGCCTGTTCATAGACCTCTTTGCAGGGACTGGGCAGATGGGATTTGAAGCAGAAGAAAGGGGAGCCAAAGTTATTTTTGTAGAGAAAAACCTTAAGCTTGCTAAAGAGATTATCAAGAAAACCAAGAGCAAAGTGGTGATATCGGATGCACTAAAATTTCTGATGAGCTTTGAAGACAGGGCAGATGTGATTTTTGCAGACCCCCCTTATGACTATGAAAATTACGAAAAACTCATAGAACTTTCTTTAAAAGTCCTCAATAAAGGTGGAATTTTCATATTAGAACACAGTAAAAAAGTGGACTTTAATTCAAGCAAGAAGAAAGTTTACGGTGATACGGTGCTGTCCGTATGGAGGAGAGAGGATGACTAA
- the coaD gene encoding pantetheine-phosphate adenylyltransferase — MTKVVYPGTFDPPHLGHLDIVKRSCEIFDRVMVAVAKNPRRNLLFSMEERVDMFKKMVECLGDKVEVKGFDGLLVDFMAQEGVRLIVRGVRLFTDFEYELQIAMNNYKLAKVETIFMMPSQDYIHISSTIVRDIASYCGNISGLVHPYVEKRLREKFNCHQP, encoded by the coding sequence ATGACTAAGGTGGTATATCCGGGAACCTTTGACCCTCCTCATCTTGGGCATCTTGACATAGTCAAAAGGAGCTGTGAGATATTTGACCGCGTAATGGTGGCTGTGGCAAAAAATCCAAGGAGAAACTTGCTTTTTAGCATGGAGGAGAGGGTGGACATGTTTAAAAAGATGGTAGAATGCCTGGGCGATAAGGTGGAAGTCAAGGGATTTGACGGACTTTTGGTGGACTTTATGGCTCAGGAGGGAGTAAGGCTGATAGTGAGGGGTGTCAGGCTCTTTACCGACTTTGAGTACGAGCTTCAGATAGCTATGAACAACTACAAACTTGCAAAGGTGGAGACTATTTTCATGATGCCTTCACAGGACTACATACACATAAGTTCCACCATAGTCAGGGACATAGCCTCTTACTGCGGAAACATAAGCGGTCTTGTGCATCCTTATGTGGAAAAAAGGCTAAGAGAGAAGTTCAATTGCCATCAACCTTGA
- a CDS encoding sensor histidine kinase, giving the protein MKLRSKLHLLYFFVSMLVSLGAINTVMLYEINRFVEQNIYSQAYMHYMAYVLSGGSYKGDENFRVSENYQEKHLSYVFKDPRYIDRNIYVNINPEYADSSVKELFRRILAVEFFVVFLLALLYQALTEGLFRKIEEQEEWTKSLVASVAHKFGNFLSVQKVNLALLKAKMKDEEVLKRLERSLIRVERDMNLILNVLREERHIKREWVRLDSLILETLNYLEEEAKGKRMMVRLKEAYIYADETDLRDILYNIISNGIKHSKSFLHIKMCKTNKTVSLIFRNDISNSAGKGLGVGATLLERVVKRQKGTLRTRIKKHYTVLLKLRSR; this is encoded by the coding sequence TTGAAGCTTAGGAGCAAGCTCCATCTTCTGTACTTTTTCGTATCCATGCTCGTATCTTTGGGAGCTATAAACACCGTAATGCTTTACGAGATAAACAGGTTCGTAGAGCAAAACATATACAGCCAGGCATACATGCACTACATGGCTTATGTGCTTTCCGGAGGTTCATACAAAGGTGATGAAAACTTTAGAGTAAGTGAAAACTATCAGGAGAAGCACCTTAGTTATGTATTCAAAGACCCCAGGTACATAGACCGTAATATATACGTGAATATAAACCCTGAATATGCAGACAGCTCTGTAAAAGAACTTTTCAGACGAATACTGGCGGTGGAGTTCTTTGTCGTATTTCTATTAGCTTTGCTTTACCAAGCTTTAACCGAAGGTTTATTTAGAAAGATAGAAGAACAAGAGGAATGGACTAAAAGCTTGGTGGCTTCGGTCGCTCATAAATTTGGAAACTTCCTGTCTGTACAGAAGGTAAATTTGGCTCTTTTAAAAGCTAAGATGAAAGATGAGGAGGTCTTAAAGAGACTTGAAAGGAGCCTTATAAGGGTAGAAAGGGACATGAACCTTATACTAAATGTTCTCAGAGAAGAAAGGCACATAAAAAGAGAGTGGGTGAGGCTGGATAGTCTTATACTAGAAACCCTAAACTACTTGGAGGAAGAAGCCAAAGGGAAAAGGATGATGGTAAGGCTAAAGGAGGCTTATATTTACGCGGATGAAACAGACCTCAGAGATATACTTTACAACATTATAAGCAACGGCATAAAACACTCAAAGAGCTTTCTGCACATAAAGATGTGTAAGACCAATAAGACGGTGAGCCTTATCTTCAGAAACGATATAAGCAACTCAGCGGGAAAGGGTTTAGGTGTAGGCGCTACTTTGCTTGAGAGGGTTGTAAAAAGACAGAAGGGCACTCTTCGTACACGTATAAAAAAGCATTACACGGTACTACTAAAGCTCAGGAGTAGGTGA
- a CDS encoding response regulator transcription factor produces MKVLLVEDDKLLGESLKEYLEREGMHIDHVSDPREVPNLLTVSSYDIIVLDLMMPHISGEELLLKIRQGDKKTPVLVLTAKSRLDDKEKCFLAGADDYITKPFEPKELLLRLKALYRRKLGGNVIVNLGGVEVDLERELVSVDGKVINLTRKDWLILKCLVENRGRFVSSEEILNYVWGDAPVGDEVVRAHIKNLRKLLPEGFITTMKGRGYKIEA; encoded by the coding sequence GTGAAGGTGCTTTTGGTGGAGGATGACAAACTTCTGGGGGAGTCGCTAAAAGAGTACCTTGAGAGGGAAGGGATGCACATAGACCATGTGAGCGACCCAAGAGAAGTTCCTAATTTGCTTACTGTCTCAAGCTATGACATTATAGTGTTGGACCTTATGATGCCTCATATATCCGGTGAGGAGCTACTCCTGAAAATAAGGCAAGGAGATAAAAAAACTCCCGTTTTGGTACTTACAGCCAAAAGCAGGCTTGATGACAAAGAGAAGTGCTTTCTGGCAGGAGCTGATGACTACATAACAAAACCTTTTGAACCCAAGGAGCTTCTTTTGAGGCTTAAGGCTCTTTATAGAAGAAAGCTTGGGGGGAATGTTATCGTAAATTTGGGTGGTGTGGAGGTAGACTTAGAAAGGGAGCTGGTGAGCGTTGACGGGAAGGTCATAAACCTAACCAGAAAAGATTGGCTAATCCTCAAGTGCCTTGTAGAAAACCGTGGAAGGTTTGTATCCTCAGAAGAGATACTAAACTATGTATGGGGGGATGCTCCTGTAGGGGACGAGGTGGTAAGGGCACACATAAAAAATCTCAGGAAGCTCCTCCCAGAGGGCTTTATAACCACCATGAAGGGTAGAGGGTATAAAATTGAAGCTTAG